A genome region from Bacillaceae bacterium IKA-2 includes the following:
- a CDS encoding response regulator, with protein MNRKNKEEKFIRILLIEDDLMVQEVNRMFIEKVKGFKVVGIASNGMEGRQMIKELNPDIVLLDIFMPKEDGLKTISKLRQDQLDVDIIAVTAANDTATVKRLLRYGVVDYIVKPFTFERLKQALEQYKEMYDQLRLTEKFSQDKLDEVMQQKENSKPDGLPKGLQSMTLKQILDYLEKIDHSKSAEEIGSEVGLARVTVRRYLNYLESTKKVEMELTYGTIGRPIQLYRLITKEASK; from the coding sequence ATGAATCGGAAAAATAAAGAAGAGAAATTCATTCGAATTTTGTTAATTGAAGATGATCTTATGGTACAAGAAGTTAACCGAATGTTTATCGAAAAAGTAAAAGGCTTTAAAGTGGTCGGTATTGCCAGTAATGGGATGGAAGGGCGACAAATGATTAAGGAACTTAACCCGGACATTGTCCTCTTAGATATTTTCATGCCAAAAGAGGATGGATTAAAGACGATTTCAAAGTTAAGACAAGACCAATTAGACGTTGATATCATTGCAGTGACCGCCGCTAATGACACCGCAACTGTAAAGCGGTTACTGAGGTATGGAGTTGTCGACTATATTGTTAAACCATTTACATTTGAAAGGTTAAAGCAAGCTTTAGAGCAATATAAGGAAATGTATGATCAACTTAGACTAACTGAAAAATTTTCCCAAGATAAATTAGATGAAGTCATGCAACAAAAAGAAAATAGTAAACCAGATGGCCTACCAAAAGGGTTGCAATCGATGACGTTAAAACAAATATTAGACTATTTAGAGAAAATTGATCACTCTAAATCAGCAGAAGAGATTGGTTCTGAAGTAGGATTGGCAAGAGTTACCGTTAGAAGGTATTTAAACTACTTAGAATCCACTAAAAAAGTAGAAATGGAATTAACGTATGGAACGATTGGAAGGCCAATACAGCTTTATAGATTAATTACAAAAGAGGCTTCAAAATGA
- a CDS encoding TAXI family TRAP transporter solute-binding subunit: MTKFKRTLFTVAAGVSLLFAAACGGSDDPANNEPAPDNDSEQEAKSADYPTTVVIGTASQGGLYYIYGGGLGELVNRELSVTSNVEVSGGPVHNMQLVNTGDYDIGFATLGPAYEGFMGEGEWTNGQKLEDVRIAFPMYTTPFHWWSVDSDINSIDDIVSENINRIGVGPAGGTSGTYLPLIHELLGIDATSVQAGASDMTGQQMDGGLDTIGFAAGVPIPAVQEVLATSRNPVNLFGISGAQRDLVIENFPYFDAFTMPGETYEGIAEEIETIAMFNFGIVNVNADEQFVYDLVKAYHENIDSMIITASAAREALPEAILKNTVVPLHPGAIRYYEEIGIDLPDAVK; the protein is encoded by the coding sequence ATGACAAAATTTAAGCGTACTCTTTTTACAGTAGCAGCAGGTGTGTCACTACTATTTGCAGCTGCTTGTGGTGGAAGCGATGATCCAGCAAATAACGAACCAGCGCCAGACAATGATTCTGAACAAGAAGCTAAATCTGCGGATTATCCAACTACGGTAGTTATTGGAACCGCTTCCCAAGGTGGGTTGTACTATATTTATGGTGGTGGTTTAGGCGAGTTAGTTAATCGCGAATTAAGTGTAACTTCCAATGTTGAAGTAAGTGGTGGACCTGTCCACAATATGCAACTAGTTAATACGGGAGATTATGATATTGGCTTTGCAACACTAGGGCCTGCTTATGAAGGATTTATGGGTGAAGGTGAATGGACGAACGGACAAAAACTTGAAGACGTTCGAATAGCATTCCCGATGTATACAACGCCTTTTCACTGGTGGTCGGTAGATAGTGATATTAACTCAATTGATGACATCGTTAGTGAAAACATAAATCGGATTGGAGTAGGTCCAGCAGGTGGGACATCTGGAACTTACTTACCACTTATCCATGAATTGCTTGGAATAGATGCTACTTCTGTTCAAGCCGGTGCAAGTGATATGACTGGTCAACAAATGGATGGTGGATTAGATACGATTGGATTTGCGGCCGGTGTACCAATCCCAGCTGTACAAGAAGTATTAGCAACATCAAGAAATCCGGTTAATTTATTTGGTATTTCAGGTGCACAAAGAGATTTAGTAATTGAGAATTTCCCTTATTTTGATGCTTTTACTATGCCTGGTGAAACATATGAGGGTATTGCAGAAGAGATTGAAACAATCGCAATGTTTAACTTTGGTATTGTAAATGTAAATGCAGATGAGCAATTTGTTTATGATTTGGTAAAAGCCTATCATGAAAATATTGATTCTATGATTATAACTGCAAGTGCAGCAAGAGAAGCTCTTCCAGAAGCAATTTTAAAGAATACAGTTGTACCTTTACATCCAGGGGCAATTCGTTATTATGAAGAAATCGGAATTGATCTTCCTGATGCTGTAAAGTAA
- a CDS encoding TRAP transporter substrate-binding protein has translation MKELVKLLIFLLVGIITAVYFGFGIPTASNTDAVDEELIGLHEKYTLKMSHVVAKNTPKGLAAAYFSELVREKTNGWVEIQIFPNGVLYSAQEEFEALKNGDVQIIAPAFSEVTVHDRKWVAMDLPYIFDNEVMVEQAFEGRVGEILLDSIAMRGYKGLAFWDNGFKQITNNSRPIVYPEDISELSFRVMPSEALFKTFRSLGAKAVTYPFNEVYNILQEGTVDGQENTLSNIYSKGFYQQQSHMTISNHNYLGYVVLVDPVFWNTIPDIYKDSIEEAMDEVTAWLRAHAKELNEEMLQRIKNSSVTEIYFQSEEEKVQWRKALKPIYDEYELIIGNELMEEIKKLQIEKEL, from the coding sequence ATGAAAGAATTAGTAAAATTATTGATATTTTTACTTGTTGGGATTATTACTGCTGTTTATTTTGGATTCGGCATTCCTACTGCTTCCAATACGGATGCTGTAGATGAGGAACTTATCGGACTTCATGAAAAGTATACGTTGAAAATGAGTCATGTAGTTGCGAAAAATACTCCAAAAGGTTTAGCGGCAGCTTATTTTTCGGAGTTAGTAAGAGAAAAAACAAATGGTTGGGTGGAAATCCAAATTTTCCCGAATGGAGTATTGTATAGTGCTCAAGAAGAATTTGAGGCGCTAAAAAATGGGGATGTGCAAATTATAGCTCCAGCTTTTTCTGAAGTGACCGTACATGATCGAAAATGGGTTGCTATGGATTTACCATATATATTTGATAATGAAGTTATGGTAGAGCAGGCTTTTGAAGGTAGAGTCGGTGAAATATTGCTAGATAGCATTGCGATGAGAGGTTATAAAGGATTAGCTTTTTGGGACAATGGTTTTAAACAAATCACAAATAATAGTAGACCGATTGTATATCCTGAAGATATATCCGAGCTATCTTTTCGAGTGATGCCAAGTGAGGCTTTATTTAAAACGTTCCGTTCGTTAGGCGCAAAAGCTGTAACTTATCCATTCAATGAAGTGTACAACATTTTACAAGAAGGCACAGTAGATGGACAAGAAAATACTTTATCCAATATTTATTCTAAAGGTTTTTATCAACAACAAAGCCATATGACGATCAGTAACCATAATTATTTGGGTTATGTCGTTTTAGTTGATCCAGTGTTTTGGAATACTATACCTGATATTTACAAGGATAGTATCGAGGAAGCGATGGATGAGGTAACTGCATGGTTACGAGCGCACGCAAAGGAACTAAATGAAGAAATGCTGCAAAGAATTAAAAATAGCAGTGTAACAGAGATCTATTTTCAATCTGAAGAAGAAAAAGTGCAGTGGCGGAAAGCGTTAAAGCCGATATACGATGAGTATGAATTAATTATTGGTAATGAATTAATGGAAGAAATTAAAAAATTGCAAATTGAAAAAGAGCTATAG
- a CDS encoding TRAP transporter permease, translated as MTTEEEKKSLLTDEQAKEIEQATELNSSARELAGFTKILFSVIAVVGAVFHLIVLNFYPIDPWIFRSVHLAFGTVLALMLFKGSKKGSNKITIIDWTLILSIIFITGYIYMNLSTLLFRFGVMPTTMDAYVALLGLLIVFEITRRTSGWTLPILAGIFVAYAFAGPYMPGILNHRGYAWDRFVTYIFGLDGVFGVTLDVSSKYILLFIIFGAFLQMSGVGRYFIDFSFSLAGGMRGGPAKVSVISSGLMGMMNGTSAGNAVATGSLTIPLMRKVGYSGRFAAATEATASAGGQIMIPIMGAGAFIMAEITGIKYSEIIIAATIPAFLYFISVYFMVDFQAIKNNMKGIPRKDLPSLKGVLKQAYLFIPIVLLIGTLLSGYSVIRSGSVAIIACLMISWLTPDNKMGPKQVLEALILGMKNTIQLLAVCATAGVIVGVIALTGVGQRFSSMLLGVADTNILLALMFAMMISIILGMGMPTTAAYAVAASVVAPGLISIGIPLLTAHMFVFYFAVMSAITPPVALAAYAAAGVAGTDPFKTGITAFKLGIAAFIVPYMFYYSPELMMEGSGVGIAVAFVTAACGIYLLAAAVQGWFAKKDAGIFVRVVLVVASLCLINASPLWDAIALAIVIALVLFQKFVQKDKVELATVKSA; from the coding sequence ATGACAACTGAAGAAGAGAAAAAATCGTTATTAACAGATGAGCAAGCAAAGGAAATTGAGCAGGCAACAGAACTTAATAGTAGTGCTCGAGAACTAGCCGGGTTTACGAAAATTTTATTTTCAGTAATTGCGGTAGTAGGTGCAGTTTTTCACCTAATTGTATTAAATTTTTATCCGATTGATCCTTGGATTTTCAGAAGTGTTCACTTAGCTTTTGGAACAGTATTAGCACTTATGTTATTTAAAGGTTCAAAAAAAGGTTCGAACAAAATCACCATTATTGATTGGACGTTAATTTTATCAATTATCTTTATTACTGGATATATTTATATGAATTTATCAACTTTATTATTCCGTTTTGGTGTTATGCCAACAACGATGGATGCGTATGTTGCCTTACTTGGTTTATTAATTGTTTTTGAAATCACACGGCGAACTAGTGGTTGGACATTACCAATATTAGCTGGTATTTTTGTTGCATATGCATTTGCGGGACCATATATGCCAGGTATTTTAAATCATCGAGGATATGCTTGGGATCGTTTTGTTACCTACATTTTTGGTTTAGATGGTGTTTTCGGGGTAACGTTAGATGTATCATCAAAATATATTTTACTATTTATTATTTTCGGGGCATTTTTACAAATGTCAGGGGTCGGACGTTACTTTATTGATTTTTCTTTCTCGCTCGCTGGTGGTATGCGCGGGGGCCCTGCAAAAGTATCAGTTATTTCTAGTGGACTTATGGGAATGATGAACGGAACAAGTGCTGGAAACGCTGTTGCAACAGGTTCACTCACGATACCATTAATGAGAAAAGTTGGATACTCAGGAAGATTTGCCGCCGCAACTGAAGCAACTGCTTCGGCCGGTGGACAAATCATGATCCCGATCATGGGAGCTGGAGCTTTTATCATGGCTGAAATAACCGGGATAAAGTATTCGGAAATTATCATTGCCGCAACAATTCCAGCTTTCCTTTACTTCATATCTGTTTATTTTATGGTTGACTTTCAAGCAATAAAAAATAATATGAAAGGAATTCCGAGAAAAGATTTACCATCTTTAAAAGGTGTTTTAAAACAAGCGTATTTGTTTATTCCAATCGTCCTGTTAATTGGTACCTTACTTAGTGGTTATAGTGTTATTCGCTCAGGATCAGTTGCTATTATTGCTTGTTTAATGATTAGTTGGCTTACTCCTGATAACAAAATGGGACCAAAACAAGTATTAGAAGCACTAATACTAGGAATGAAAAATACGATTCAACTTTTAGCAGTTTGTGCAACGGCAGGGGTTATTGTTGGGGTCATTGCCTTAACAGGTGTCGGACAGCGTTTCAGCTCAATGCTACTTGGGGTTGCCGATACAAATATTTTACTAGCGTTAATGTTTGCGATGATGATTTCAATCATTCTTGGAATGGGTATGCCGACTACGGCAGCTTATGCAGTAGCAGCTTCAGTAGTTGCACCAGGACTAATTTCAATTGGAATTCCGTTATTAACTGCACACATGTTTGTATTTTACTTTGCGGTAATGTCAGCGATTACACCACCAGTTGCGCTAGCAGCATATGCGGCGGCCGGTGTGGCTGGTACTGATCCATTTAAAACGGGTATTACAGCCTTTAAGCTCGGTATAGCAGCATTTATCGTACCTTATATGTTTTACTATTCACCAGAGCTAATGATGGAAGGTAGTGGTGTTGGAATCGCGGTTGCCTTTGTAACGGCAGCTTGTGGAATTTATCTATTAGCAGCAGCAGTTCAAGGCTGGTTTGCTAAGAAAGATGCAGGAATCTTTGTTAGAGTAGTACTTGTTGTTGCATCACTAT